In Populus alba chromosome 1, ASM523922v2, whole genome shotgun sequence, a single window of DNA contains:
- the LOC118033759 gene encoding probable membrane-associated kinase regulator 2, which produces MEAFSLLRYWRGGGGGSAAISGGGGCGGDGYCNVRATKIVTAVSPSRAETDDENDDDDGPFFDLEFAVPDEEEEGGDGKEANKGNNGADSEEENDAADTSDEDEVEDDDMDEEREINFTLSSASSNDRSDLNLALSPSDDLFFKGRLVPIEPSSLEPNSKSSQFSVSFLKSAVKFRIFMLGLKKKPNTTTTNEKAEANVVPALASSTPELQGEKDEENGKQSKLFTVKFKVEEVPVMSLFTRENSKSIKSSQKQNSTEESTASAAGVASSDEKLKFSKDVMQKYLQKVKPLYIRVSKRYGEKLKFSGQLSLGSGQKTPTAPPLSTVTQKTTAADKVEKEKVSVEDPAVAVPDHKGRKQGNLPSGLRVVCKHLGKRRSASSAAVAAAPPGPVLSNRRDDSLLQQHDGIQSAILHCKRSFNASRDSDSSVLSRSVSDPSHEKSIEIMSSHQIMKGKVLLWTQRRQENEID; this is translated from the exons ATGGAAGCTTTTAGCTTGCTCAGGTACTGGAGAGGTGGTGGCGGTGGTAGTGCTGCTAtcagtggtggtggtgggtgcGGTGGAGATGGTTATTGTAACGTACGCGCCACTAAAATTGTCACTGCTGTGTCTCCAAGCAGAGCGGAAACTGATGATGAGAATGATGACGATGATGGGCCTTTTTTTGACTTGGAGTTTGCAGTTCCTGATGAAGAAGAGGAGGGAGGAGACGGCAAAGAAGCGAACAAAGGAAACAATGGGGCTGATTCTGAAGAGGAAAACGATGCTGCTGACACTTCAGACGAGGATGAGGTTGAGGATGATGACATGGACGAAGAGAGGGAGATTAATTTCACTCTCTCTTCGGCTTCTAGCAATGACAGGAGTGATCTAAATCTTGCTCTTTCTCCTTCTGATGACTTGTTTTTCAAAGGAAGGCTTGTGCCCATTGAGCCATCTTCACTTGAGCCAAACTCAAAATCCTCTCAGTTCTCGGTGTCTTTCCTAAAATCTGCTGTAAAATTTCGCATATTCATGTTGGGATTAAAGAAGAAACCAAACACTAcaacaacaaatgaaaaggcAGAAGCTAATGTGGTGCCGGCATTAGCTTCTTCTACTCCCGAACTGCAAGGGGAGAAAGATGAGGAAAATGGCAAGCAGAGTAAGCTTTTTACTGTGAAATTTAAGGTTGAGGAAGTTCCTGTAATGTCTTTGTTTACTAGAGAGAATAGCAAAAGTATCAAGTCATCGCAGAAGCAGAATTCTACAGAAGAATCAACTGCTTCAGCTGCTGGTGTTGCTTCTTCTGATGAGAAgctgaaattttcaaaagatgTAATGCAGAAGTACTTACAGAAAGTTAAGCCTCTTTATATCCGTGTTTCTAAACGGTATGGAGAGAAGCTGAAATTCTCTGGTCAATTAAGTTTAGGCTCTGGGCAAAAAACACCGACTGCTCCGCCGCTATCCACGGTGACCCAGAAAACAACAGCGGCTGATAAAGTTGAAAAGGAGAAGGTAAGTGTGGAAGATCCGGCAGTGGCAGTGCCCGATCACAAGGGTCGAAAACAGGGGAATTTGCCCTCTGGGTTGAGGGTTGTGTGTAAGCATTTAGGGAAAAGAAGATCAGCTTCGTCGGCGGCGGTGGCAGCGGCTCCTCCAGGTCCTGTTTTGTCAAATAGGAGAGATGATTCACTGTTGCAGCAACACGATGGGATCCAGAGTGCTATTCTTCATTGCAAGAGATCATTCAATGCTTCTCGAG ATTCTGATTCTTCTGTGCTATCAAGGTCAGTGAGTGATCCTTCACATGAGAAATCAATAGAAATAATGTCAAGTCATCAGATCATGAAGGGAAAGGTTCTTCTGTGGACCCAAAGAAGGCAGGAAAATGAGATTGATTGA